From Chlamydiifrater volucris, one genomic window encodes:
- a CDS encoding CT620/CT621 family type III secretion system effector, which yields MNFSHIKRSPTVSGSYIFNIQLDHKYSGFNPKSRSAINMQEISSGLFGLKRIANIIEHLDAETVKNFYKKNKLILTENSCSTPVLNFYAISKTATPETNTPSITQEKILEIQAKYAPDLLKLLKTNFPKFLEETKAVSLFKMVEVASALIKIESLSSQESLSQEDVQKILSLSSVPTENAMKTFFESQKSDVLQPLLEELRKQLTEAGISEEEITKQIDLYKNIFLEQYINSHVSPFLIPYRKSISEPLAEISKEIMLAVGKYTPPKTITYENLEEVNARILLDSIASSLNDAILYTPSLATDPKIQDFQKKIWNLQSQSFLENKYKEIYDLSTQPTDELLKQYLSPASITEYRNSISRTYQAMVLNINVAKSNIEDQIKLLESRVSTFQTAKSCFNSFINGLLELVNTSSQTSRTVAYGMQAYSAFKNLSQIYSYLDEKERKILDPFLTDGGWNSESSQGRDGVLGFYLGSSSPSNNWPAKTIASMLSVMTIYQEMSDYLLNDAVLTSDTWGLQEKIKEKVNVIKKLPYYNVAFVSEKLSEVANSANYLQSMYLTTTEGFLQPKFSLLSDYFTSIYSEHNSNEELKKRLKDFNSKADAYLNQQQTSVSELQKKSESLTPDKAPFISERYEAIETTVESYGTNLGAAFWSMVTNSQLPRQKLLLDPLVKEINFNNTASNALNSLLQLTSDFSTSAVYYNFSSFLIQSKEGENLFAGNYYETVIARATERENISRDVAKCKQALKLAKEILEKIKNFPGVTEAQREEMISATSQYLFMLSTTITQLIFLDTLLTSLNIEPQPQKDDPKKQRDDLFKITASKDWMPTLSSLEGFVTNGYNDVDVTGGLGPIFTQIQADQQDYTTQSQTQQLNLQNQMTGIQQEWTVVSSALQVWNSIITTLSGQIYE from the coding sequence ATGAATTTTTCTCATATAAAACGTTCTCCAACGGTTTCTGGATCTTATATTTTTAATATTCAATTAGATCACAAATATTCAGGATTTAATCCTAAATCCCGTTCTGCCATAAATATGCAAGAAATAAGTTCTGGATTATTTGGACTAAAAAGAATCGCTAACATCATAGAACATCTTGATGCAGAAACTGTTAAGAACTTTTACAAGAAAAACAAGCTCATACTAACAGAAAACTCTTGTTCAACACCTGTTTTAAACTTTTATGCAATCTCAAAGACAGCTACTCCAGAAACAAATACCCCTAGTATAACGCAAGAAAAGATCTTGGAAATACAAGCTAAATACGCTCCAGATTTATTGAAATTATTAAAAACTAATTTTCCTAAATTCTTAGAAGAAACAAAAGCTGTCAGTCTATTTAAAATGGTTGAAGTAGCTTCTGCTTTAATTAAAATAGAGTCTTTGAGTTCTCAAGAATCCTTGTCTCAAGAAGACGTTCAAAAAATTCTGTCCCTTTCTTCTGTTCCAACAGAAAATGCTATGAAAACTTTTTTTGAATCCCAAAAATCAGATGTCCTACAACCTTTACTTGAAGAGTTACGAAAACAACTAACCGAAGCTGGTATTTCAGAAGAAGAAATTACAAAGCAGATAGATTTATATAAGAACATTTTCCTTGAACAATATATAAATTCTCACGTATCTCCGTTCTTAATTCCCTACAGAAAAAGCATTAGCGAACCCTTAGCAGAAATTTCGAAAGAAATCATGCTGGCTGTAGGAAAATATACTCCCCCTAAAACCATAACTTATGAAAATCTAGAAGAAGTCAATGCACGAATTTTACTAGATTCTATAGCTTCCTCCCTGAATGATGCCATTCTATACACTCCTTCCTTAGCTACAGATCCCAAAATTCAAGACTTCCAAAAAAAAATATGGAATCTACAGTCTCAATCTTTCTTAGAAAATAAATACAAAGAAATATATGACCTTTCTACCCAGCCAACAGATGAACTTCTAAAGCAATACTTATCACCTGCTTCAATCACCGAATACAGGAATTCTATCTCCCGAACCTACCAGGCTATGGTGCTCAACATAAATGTTGCTAAAAGCAACATAGAGGACCAAATTAAATTATTGGAAAGTAGGGTATCGACGTTCCAAACAGCAAAAAGTTGTTTTAACAGTTTCATCAATGGTCTGTTAGAACTGGTTAATACTAGTTCTCAAACTTCTAGAACTGTCGCTTACGGAATGCAAGCCTACTCAGCTTTCAAAAATTTATCCCAAATTTATTCCTACCTGGACGAAAAAGAAAGAAAAATTCTAGATCCCTTCCTAACAGATGGGGGATGGAACTCAGAATCTTCCCAAGGACGCGACGGAGTCTTAGGCTTTTACCTAGGATCCAGTTCACCATCAAACAATTGGCCAGCAAAAACAATAGCATCCATGCTCTCCGTTATGACCATATACCAAGAAATGAGTGACTACTTGCTAAATGATGCAGTTTTGACTTCAGATACATGGGGTTTACAAGAGAAAATAAAGGAAAAGGTAAATGTAATAAAGAAACTACCGTATTATAATGTGGCATTTGTCTCGGAAAAACTAAGTGAAGTGGCAAATTCCGCTAATTACCTCCAGTCTATGTACTTAACCACTACGGAGGGGTTTTTGCAACCGAAATTTAGCTTACTTTCAGACTATTTCACCAGCATTTACTCAGAGCATAACTCTAATGAAGAACTCAAAAAAAGGCTAAAAGATTTTAACTCAAAGGCTGATGCATATCTAAATCAGCAACAAACATCAGTGTCTGAATTACAAAAAAAATCAGAAAGTCTTACCCCAGATAAAGCTCCTTTCATAAGTGAACGCTATGAAGCCATAGAAACTACTGTCGAATCATATGGCACTAACTTAGGTGCGGCCTTTTGGTCTATGGTTACAAATTCACAATTACCAAGACAGAAGTTACTTTTAGATCCTTTAGTCAAAGAAATTAACTTCAATAATACAGCTTCCAATGCTTTGAATTCATTGCTGCAATTAACCAGTGACTTCTCTACCTCAGCTGTGTATTACAATTTTTCGTCCTTCTTAATACAAAGCAAGGAAGGCGAAAACCTCTTCGCTGGGAATTACTATGAAACCGTAATTGCCAGAGCTACAGAAAGAGAGAATATTTCAAGAGACGTAGCAAAATGTAAACAAGCTTTAAAATTAGCAAAGGAAATACTGGAAAAAATCAAAAACTTCCCTGGAGTAACTGAAGCTCAAAGAGAAGAAATGATTTCTGCGACATCTCAATATCTTTTCATGTTATCCACTACGATCACTCAACTTATCTTTTTGGATACACTACTGACCAGTTTAAACATAGAACCCCAACCCCAAAAAGATGACCCCAAGAAACAAAGAGATGATCTATTTAAAATTACAGCGTCCAAGGATTGGATGCCAACCCTATCATCACTGGAAGGATTCGTAACCAATGGTTACAATGACGTAGACGTAACCGGTGGTCTCGGCCCTATATTTACGCAAATACAAGCTGACCAACAAGACTACACAACACAAAGTCAAACACAACAATTAAATCTTCAAAACCAAATGACTGGAATCCAACAAGAATGGACTGTTGTTTCTTCGGCTTTACAGGTGTGGAATTCTATTATCACAACTCTTTCAGGACAAATTTACGAATAA